A window of the Zeugodacus cucurbitae isolate PBARC_wt_2022May chromosome 2, idZeuCucr1.2, whole genome shotgun sequence genome harbors these coding sequences:
- the LOC105215791 gene encoding eukaryotic translation initiation factor 4B yields MASSGKKGKKKGTVISLQSFLANGDVPVGITQVSKKVRNLEGEESDDGANTMPLVFQLPTAPRANRIFDDDSVPHSPPYIAYLTNLPFDAKEEDLQEFFGATPIVSLRLPREEGETGRVRGFGYVEFENRDDLINTLSLPDPSIKGRRIRIELSNESDNQGFRQRGNRRGFDGFSNSGENRESTNWRRDSNNTNSNDGYGKPFSRERRYEPDENKSSGSWRSGNRTNTNQNLESKFRNKDAERPIPNRFKRDDQELERPKLNLKPRTLPLPVVNKDLDRDIEIIGENNKTPTPVGVTSQNVFGSAKPVDTATRELEIEERMSEARRQQQIKHELDQSEINEKIGDIQLEKTNKDSTNYTTSWRRKDVAVENLDNNSLGHSTDGLDAQKIENRRYDRDEHPQTRNREHIDRDKSSYIQRDGKHKDENKVKKFTKNERTFPKSQENINLPVLQTSNKYAGLNDEVSD; encoded by the exons ATGGCTTCGTCAG gaaaaaaaggaaagaaaaaggGCACCGTCATATCGTTGCAGTCCTTCTTGGCAAATGGTGATGTACCCGTGGGAATCACACAAGTATCCAAAAAAGTCAGGAACCTTGAGGGTGAAGAAAGTGATGATGGAGCTAATACTATGCCTCTAGTTTTCCAATTACCAACTGCCCCTAGAGCAAATCGTATATTTGATGATGATTCCGTTCCGCATAGCCCTCCATATATCGCATACTTAACCAACCTTCCTTTTGATGCCAAAGAAGAGGATTTACAAGAATTTTTCGGTGCAACGCCAATAGTATCTTTGCGTTTACCACGTGAGGAAGGCGAAACAGGTCGTGTAAGAGGTTTTGGTTATGTTGAATTTGAGAATCGAGATGATTTAATCAATACTCTAAGCTTGCCCGACCCATCTATTAAAGGCAGAAGGATTAGAATAGAATTATCTAATGAGAGTGATAACCAAGGTTTTAGACAAAGAGGAAATCGTCGTGGTTTTGATGGTTTCTCTAACAGTGGAGAAAATAGGGAATCTACCAATTGGCGTCGAGACAGTAATAATACTAATTCTAATGATGGTTATGGTAAGCCCTTTAGTCGGGAAAGAAGATATGAACCAGACGAAAATAAAAGTTCAGGCTCTTGGCGGTCTGGAAACAGAACTAATACGAATCAAAATCTTGAGTCTAAATTCAGAAATAAAGACGCTGAAAGGCCCATTCCAAACAGATTTAAAAGAGATGATCAAGAATTGGAAAGGCCTAAACTTAATTTGAAGCCGCGCACACTACCTCTGCCAGTTGTGAACAAAGATTTAGATAGAGACATAGAAATCATaggtgaaaataataaaactccTACACCAGTTGGTGTTACGTCTCAAAACGTATTTGGTTCTGCAAAGCCAGTAGATACAGCTACTCGTGAATTGGAGATCGAGGAAAGAATGAGTGAAGCTCGCCGTCAGCAGCAGATAAAACATGAACTTGATCAAAGTGAAATCAATGAGAAAATTGGAGATATTCAATTGGAGAAAACTAATAAGGATTCTACGAATTATACCACAAGCTGGCGTAGAAAAGATGTTGCCGTCGAAAATCTGGATAACAATAGTTTAGGACATAGTACAGATGGACTAGATGCACAGAAAATCG AAAATCGTCGCTATGACAGAGATGAACACCCTCAAACCAGAAATCGTGAGCATATTGACCG cgATAAAAGCAGCTACATACAACGCGATGGAAAACACAAAGATGAAAATAAGGTTAAGAAATTTACGAAAAACGAGCGCACATTTCCAAAAAGTCAGGAAAACATAAATCTACCG gTTCTCCaaacatcaaataaatatgctGGTCTTAATGACGAGGTATCGGATTAA
- the LOC128919914 gene encoding uncharacterized protein LOC128919914 produces MNRLTNEQRLQIIEFYYQNQCSVRNVFYRQILFSDEAHFWLNGYVNKQNCRIWGEEQPEAVQELPMHPEKCTVWCGLYAGGIIGPYFFKDAVGRNVTVNGDRYRSMLTNFLLPKMEELNLVDMWFQQDGATCHTARDSMAILRENFGEQFISRNGPVSWPPRSCDLTPLDYFLWGYVKSKVYRNKPATIPALEDNISEEIRAIPAEMLEKVAQNWTFRMDHLRRSRGQHLNEIIFKK; encoded by the coding sequence atgaatagacttactaacgagcaacgcttgcaaatcattgaattttattaccaaaatcagtgttcggttcgaaatgttttttatcgacaaattttgttcagcgatgaggctcatttctggttgaatggctacgtaaataagcaaaattgccgcatttggggtgaagagcaaccagaagccgttcaagaactgcccatgcatcccgaaaaatgcactgtttggtgtggtttgtacgctggtggaatcattggaccgtattttttcaaagatgctgttggacgcaacgttacggtgaatggcgatcgctatcgttcgatgctaacaaactttttgttgccaaaaatggaagaactgaacttggttgacatgtggtttcaacaagatggcgctacatgccacacagctcgcgattctatggccattttgagggaaaacttcggagaacaattcatctcaagaaatggacccgtaagttggccaccaagatcatgcgatttaacgcctttagactattttttgtggggctacgtcaagtctaaagtctacagaaataagccagcaactattccagctttggaagacaacatttccgaagaaattcgggctattccggccgaaatgctcgaaaaagttgcccaaaattggactttccgaatggaccacctaagacgcagccgcggtcaacatttaaatgaaattatcttcaaaaagtaa
- the LOC105215793 gene encoding pinin has translation MDSDISNCCQVLQQELEDAKCHLDVLNNNIRKIVGRPRDLGNDKNVEDNSKDECSQKYATERKSRRTQEVKSVFNRLSISNDDLRPRLSSRVIKELPTRQDVLKAQESDLESRARNRRMFGSLLGTLHKFCQEESRLKLKEDKKAQVEKKLEQQQLLEREALRKERDCLLLNRQKKQEKITAIELKLNRLKDFTAFENTSKNCRGCIKTKTKPSLFYRPYKFSKKTQFLLNNSRQSMESEMRSRKIMLNSELKEFDFENDTEDNNDKGTASNQNTINIINKPCLVQGELEFKENKSRNSNEPTLISSIIVVKNNK, from the exons ATGGATTCAGATATATCCAACTGTTGTCAAGTATTGCAGCAAGAACTTGAAGATGCAAAGTGTCATTTGGACGTTCTTAACAACAATATACGAAAGATTGTTGGTCGGCCAAGGGATCTGGG AAATGATAAAAACGTTGAAGACAACTCCAAAGATGAATGTTCTCAGAAATATGCAACTGAAAGAAAGAGCAGAAGGACACAGGAAGTAAAATCGGTGTTTAACCGATTATCAATATCAAATGATGATTTAAGGCCGAGATTGAGTTCACGCGTAATAAAGGAATTaccaacaagacaagacgtgttAAAAGCTCAGGAATCCGATTTAGAATCCAGAGCCAGAAATCGGAGAATGTTTGGATCTCTCTTAGGTACATTGCACAAATTTTGTCAAGAGGAATCTCGTTTAAAACTGAAAGAAGATAAAAAGGCACAAGTGGAAAAAAAGTTGGAACAGCAACAATTACTTGAACGAGAAGCATTAAGAAAAGAACGTGATTGTCTCTTATTGAATCGACAgaaaaaacaggaaaaaattACAGCTATAGAGTTGAAACTAAATCGGTTAAAAGATTTTACTGCATTTGAAAACACATCAAAAAACTGTAGGGGCTGTATTAAAACAAAGACGAAGCCTTCGCTTTTCTATAGGCCATATAAATTCAGCAAAAAaactcaatttcttttaaataatagtCGGCAATCCATGGAGTCAGAAATGAGAAGTCGAAAAATAATGCTTAATAGTGAACTGAAAGAGTTTGATTTCGAAAATGACACTGAAGACAATAATGACAAAGGAACCGCATCAAATCAAAACACCATAAACATAATTAATAAACCATGCTTAGTTCAAG GGGAGTTGGAGTTCAAAGAGAATAAATCTAGGAATTCGAACGAACCAACTTTAATTAGCAGTATAATTGttgttaaaaacaataaatag
- the LOC105215792 gene encoding casein kinase II subunit alpha isoform X1 yields MSLRFPKFISCLCQKRLRRSYFTDSKGCLIHVTREVRNQDFSIITDFLNKSRICSVKMTLPSAARVYTDVNAHKPDEYWDYENYVVDWANQDDYQLVRKLGRGKYSEVFEAINITTTEKCVVKILKPVKKKKIKREIKILENLRGGTNIITLLAVVKDPVSRTPALIFEHVNNTDFKQLYQTLTDYEIRYYLFELLKALDYCHSMGIMHRDVKPHNVMIDHENRKLRLIDWGLAEFYHPGQEYNVRVASRYFKGPELLVDYQMYDYSLDMWSLGCMLASMIFRKEPFFHGHDNYDQLVRIAKVLGTEELYAYLDKYNIELDPRFHDILQRHSRKRWERFVHSDNQHLVSPEALDFLDKLLRYDHVERLTAREAMAHPYFLPIVNGQIKSTNQQ; encoded by the exons ATGTCTTTGCgttttccaaaatttataag CTGTTTGTGTCAAAAACGTCTTCGGAGAAGCTATTTTACAGATTCTAAAGGCTGTCTAATACATGTAACAAGAGAGGTTCGAAATCAAGATTTTTCTATCATAACCGACTTTTTGAATAAGAGTAGAATCTGCTCTGTAAAGATGACACTCCCAAGTGCTGCCCGAGTATATACAGATGTGAACGCACACAAACCAGACGAATATTGGGATTATGAGAATTATGTAGTTGACTGGGCTAACCAGGATGATTACCAGCTGGTTCGAAAGTTAGGTCGTGGCAAATACTCGGAAGTATTTGAAGctataaatattacaacaacggaGAAGTGTGTGGTAAAAATCCTCAAAccagtgaagaagaagaaaattaagcgtgaaatcaaaattttagaaaacttGCGAGGTGGAACTAATATAATTACCCTACTAGCGGTTGTAAAAGATCCCGTTTCAAGGACACCCGCTTTGATATTTGAGCACGTCAATAACACCGATTTTAAACAATTATATCAAACTTTAACGGACTATGAGATCCGTTACTActtatttgaattattaaagGCTCTGGACTATTGCCATAGTATGGGTATTATGCATAGGGATGTAAAACCTCATAACGTTATGATTGATCACGAAAATCGGAAATTGCGCTTGATTGATTGGGGTTTGGCAGAATTTTATCATCCAGGCCAGGAGTACAATGTTCGCGTTGCATCTCGATATTTCAAAGGGCCGGAGTTGCTTGTTGACTACCAAATGTATGATTACTCTTTAGACATGTGGTCCTTGGGCTGTATGCTAGCTTCAATGATTTTTCGTAAAGAACCTTTCTTTCATGGACATGATAACTATGACCAACTCGTCCGTATTGCTAAAGTTCTTGGCACTGAAGAATTGTATGCATATTTAGATAAATACAACATTGAGCTAGATCCTCGTTTCCATGACATTTTGCAACGGCACTCTCGAAAGAGATGGGAAAGATTTGTCCACTCGGATAATCAACATCTAGTTTCACCAGAGGCTCTAGATTTTCTTGACAAGCTTTTGCGTTATGATCATGTCGAAAGGTTGACTGCACGTGAAGCAATGGCTCATCCCTACTTTTTACCGATTGTGAATGGGCAAATAAAATCTACCAatcagcaataa
- the LOC105215792 gene encoding casein kinase II subunit alpha isoform X2, which yields MTLPSAARVYTDVNAHKPDEYWDYENYVVDWANQDDYQLVRKLGRGKYSEVFEAINITTTEKCVVKILKPVKKKKIKREIKILENLRGGTNIITLLAVVKDPVSRTPALIFEHVNNTDFKQLYQTLTDYEIRYYLFELLKALDYCHSMGIMHRDVKPHNVMIDHENRKLRLIDWGLAEFYHPGQEYNVRVASRYFKGPELLVDYQMYDYSLDMWSLGCMLASMIFRKEPFFHGHDNYDQLVRIAKVLGTEELYAYLDKYNIELDPRFHDILQRHSRKRWERFVHSDNQHLVSPEALDFLDKLLRYDHVERLTAREAMAHPYFLPIVNGQIKSTNQQ from the coding sequence ATGACACTCCCAAGTGCTGCCCGAGTATATACAGATGTGAACGCACACAAACCAGACGAATATTGGGATTATGAGAATTATGTAGTTGACTGGGCTAACCAGGATGATTACCAGCTGGTTCGAAAGTTAGGTCGTGGCAAATACTCGGAAGTATTTGAAGctataaatattacaacaacggaGAAGTGTGTGGTAAAAATCCTCAAAccagtgaagaagaagaaaattaagcgtgaaatcaaaattttagaaaacttGCGAGGTGGAACTAATATAATTACCCTACTAGCGGTTGTAAAAGATCCCGTTTCAAGGACACCCGCTTTGATATTTGAGCACGTCAATAACACCGATTTTAAACAATTATATCAAACTTTAACGGACTATGAGATCCGTTACTActtatttgaattattaaagGCTCTGGACTATTGCCATAGTATGGGTATTATGCATAGGGATGTAAAACCTCATAACGTTATGATTGATCACGAAAATCGGAAATTGCGCTTGATTGATTGGGGTTTGGCAGAATTTTATCATCCAGGCCAGGAGTACAATGTTCGCGTTGCATCTCGATATTTCAAAGGGCCGGAGTTGCTTGTTGACTACCAAATGTATGATTACTCTTTAGACATGTGGTCCTTGGGCTGTATGCTAGCTTCAATGATTTTTCGTAAAGAACCTTTCTTTCATGGACATGATAACTATGACCAACTCGTCCGTATTGCTAAAGTTCTTGGCACTGAAGAATTGTATGCATATTTAGATAAATACAACATTGAGCTAGATCCTCGTTTCCATGACATTTTGCAACGGCACTCTCGAAAGAGATGGGAAAGATTTGTCCACTCGGATAATCAACATCTAGTTTCACCAGAGGCTCTAGATTTTCTTGACAAGCTTTTGCGTTATGATCATGTCGAAAGGTTGACTGCACGTGAAGCAATGGCTCATCCCTACTTTTTACCGATTGTGAATGGGCAAATAAAATCTACCAatcagcaataa